In the Clarias gariepinus isolate MV-2021 ecotype Netherlands chromosome 10, CGAR_prim_01v2, whole genome shotgun sequence genome, CCTCTTATTCCCTAGACATTGAATTTTGTGTGCGACAGTTTAAAATCAGGAAATTTGATCTGTTGAACTAATATACACTTCAGTGAGGCAGCACACACCTGCCACATGTTAATACTTAtctcttattttattacagtttactgtAATGTCTTTTTAATCATTACTTTGTTTGTAACAGTCCAAATAACTGCAGACCATTATGAACATGCTTATATTTCACCAGGTCTTTTATTGTGCTACAAGCATACCTTACTACTACCATAAACagtgaaaaacagttttatcatGTCCCTGCTTTTACTCCTTCTTCCACACTTGTAGGTCACGGTTCAAACAAGATTTCTCCCTAATGTAACCTCATACAAAAATATACACTCCCTGGGCTTGTTGCTCAGGTTTGCTGTTCTCTGGCAGAGCAGAGGTCTTGTTTACAGCTGGAAAGTGTGGATTTGAATAAGAATTTGTggcatttaaaagcattttctgTGGCGTAATCCAGATGGAgaatcaacacacacatacacacacattaaaacaattgtttttttaaacctgccAAACCTCTAGTTTCACCCCTAAAATCATGCAGACTGTATGTAATCTGTAACAGTTTGGGGATTCCGGTCGCATGAAACTTATTGTTGACACACCCTCcatgtaaataacaaataaagcatttaaaaaaagacaactaTAGTAAAACCTACAGGGGATTCCATTTACGTTTTATAACAAACCATAAtgatatttgttttaaacatttatttcatttttattttgttaaataaacacacacacacacacacacacacacacacacacacacacacacacacaacatactgtatagttgaacattgtttaacacttgttaaattatttgtaattcTTTCAATCATGTTCTTTTATTTGTGTTGCTTTTGTGTAATGAGTAATGTGTAATTCCTATAACCTTGTTTTACACCCCTATAGTATGTAACAaattaacaacaataaaaataaacaacaaataacaagcaaataaaatttatttaaattcaatacAGTAAACttctataaaatgtgtttaaaatgctttcccttattatatgttttacaattatattcttatattataaacattttatatatgatGAGAAATGACAAGTTGGGGAATTTTATCTTATCATCTGACTTGAGAGTTCACAGTGTCATCTTACATTACCACACCTTGGTTTTTAATTAACTGATACCtcaattttgtatgtttttcctgATAATATCCAGTACGTGTGATTATACAGAAGGAATGTCTGGCAATATGAATGTAATATACTGACCTAAAACTTCagtttttatagaaaatgtgtgcatgatgcgttggtgtagtggttagcactgtcgccttgcacctccagggtctgggttcaattcctggccagggtcgaatccattctctgtgtgcatggagtttgcatgttctccctgtgcttggtgggtttccttccacagttcaaagatatgcaagttaggctaattgccgttccccccaaaaattgcccgtagtgtatgtgtgtgccctgcgatagattggcaccctgtccaggatgtaccctgcttCGTGTACTAAGTCTCGTGGGATAGGCTCCTATCCCTTAATACAGGATGatgtggtatagaagatgagtgagtgagttagtgtgcATGGTAAATTACTTGGGAGTATGGATCTTCTTGTTAGAATTATttatccatgaaaaaaaaaaattcttattggTTAATTGGATGCCAAacataaacatacataaaaaagaCAATAGCTAAATTCTCACGGATTCTATTCACTATGAATAATGATACTTGTGTCACAAATGTTTCCAGTCCCATGCcacatgttatttttgtttagggCTTTTTTTGGGTTGCACAAGGTTTATACACATAGCCCATGACTGAAAGTGGAGAAAGTACAGGGTGGGCcttttatatggatacaccttaacAAAATGAGAATGGTTgttgatattaacttcctgtttgtggcacattagtatatgtgagggggaaaacttttcaagatgggtggtgaccatggtggccattttgaagtcggTCATTTTGAaaccaacttttgttttttcaatagaaagagggtcatgtgacacatcaaacattgggaatttcacaagaaaaacaatagtGTGCCTGTTTTTAACAAAACTTAATTCTTTCAATTATCCAAATCATCACCTATCCACCACCTTGCTTGACAGTGGGTTTGAGGAATTTATGCCGAAATGCTGTTTGGGTTTTGCaaaaggccaaacaactccactttgctCCATTTGTCCGGAGGACATTGTTCTAGAAGCCTTGTGGTTTGATCAGATGTAGTTTTGCAAACCTCAGTCATGTATTTTTTTGGCAGACCTATCCAACAACAAACTGTACTTGCTCAGTCTTCTTGTAATTGTgctaacatttaacatgctcagtgaggtcTGTTGGCTCTGagatgtagcttttttttttttatatatttctctgGTCATTGCACGGTCTGAGATTGGGGTCAATGTGCTTGGCCATTTACAcctgggaagattggcaactgtcttgagtgctttccatttgtgaataatctttcttacTGTAAAATGTTGAACCCCAAATTGTTTGGAATTGGTTTTATgaccctttccagattgatgtgcagcaacaattgcttctcaaAGCCCATTGTTTATTTCTTctcctcttggcattgtgttgcCACACACCTGAATCCTCCAGACCAGATAAACTGTCTAATAAACCAGTCTAATAAACCAGATAAACCAGTCAAAACTTCTGCTACCATAGAGGTCTGTAGCACTACTAAcgataaattaaaattaaaacctgATTGCAACTTACcatcttaaatcctgtggaagcagcaAAGGGCTACTTAGTATTGgccacatttttgttaaataaatacaggtgcttctcaataaattaaaatatcatcaaaaaaagttaatttatttcagtaattcaattcaaaaagtgaaactcatatatagtaatatatagaTTCACTACACACAGGCTGACATagtttaagtgtttatttcttttaattctgatgattatggcttacagccaATAGAAACCCAAAactcagtatctcagaaaatgagaatattgtgaaaaagtttaatattggaGACTAATGTGGTCACActttaattagctaattaactcaaaacacctgccaaggtttcctgagcctttaaatagtCTCCTAGTCTGGTTCAGTGGGTCACAAAAGGTCATTGCTAAAGAAGCTGGCTATTTACAGACTGCTGTATCCAAACTCCTTAATGGAAAGTTgaatggaaagaaaaatgtggcagaaaaatgtacaaaagcAACAGGGATACCCACAGCCTTAAATGGATTGTGAATCCAAGCCAATTCAAGAATTTGGGGAAGATTCAACAGGAGTAGACAGCAGCTgaagtcagtgcttcaagagccaccacacaaaGACGTATCCAGGACATGGGATACAACTGTCACATTCTTTGTGTCAAAccactcttgaaccagagacaacatcaCATGGGCTAAGAACAAAAAGGATTGAACTGTTGCTCAGGGGGCCAAAGTCctattttcagatgaaagtaaattgtctatttcatttggaaatgaaGGTACCTGTGTCTgaaggaagagaggagaggcacaAAATCACACTTCAAGGTTGCTTGAAGTCCAATGTAAAGTTtgcagtcagtggtggtttggggagcctcgtcttctgctggtgttggtccactgtgcttTATCACGTTCAAGGTCAGCGCAGCCGTCTACCTGGACGTTTTAGAACATTttatgcttccctctgctgaccagctttatggagatgctgatttcatttttcagcaggacgtggcacctgcccacactgccaaaagtactaatatcTGGTTTAAGTACCATGGTATTGCTGTGCTTGATAGACCAGCAAACTCACCCTACCTAAACGCCTAGAAATCTAGGATCATTAAATCCGGCTGTTCatgacatcacttttactcaacatgcATATAAGAGTAGGTATTTTATTAGCACCATGGTTTTGGGagcatatgagacaaactggttttaaacttcccgcaggaaaaaaaacatacaatgatcTGTCCATAGAAATTTTGAACGCCTGCTTTGAGGGCAAAAGTTGTATTTGTCCCAAAAAGTGATGAATACGTACCACAAATCAAATGTCTCAACAATAAATTGACAGATGGCACAGGCAGCAGCACTGgggattaattaaatgtagatgTCACTTGGATGACAGGGAAGCAAGACACTCTGCAATCCTGAGTGTTCTAAACGTTATGTCTCTACATCATACAGCAGTCGCACTCCTACATGTGGGAGACTTGAATAGTCCCGCGGGAGTGTTAActctcagtgcagctttttaaTCAGAATACGAGGGATGCACAAATGCAGAAGACAACAATAACATGAAACTTGTCCTTTTTAGAGTACTCCCAACTTTCGTGGCTTGCACAATATGTCACTGAGCCATTCTAACAGTTTACACATCCCATGgaaaacgaaacaaaaaaaaaaaaactttttccacaaggaaaattacttaaaattacTTAATTTCCTTAAGCCTCGATAATCTTCTGTTGAAGaaattatatttagtttatttttattgaacaaaaccaaaacaaaatatacatttaaaatagcaCCAATATGTTTGGATAAACATATACCAAAACAGGGCACACACTAAACGAAAACAAGTAAGAAATAGcaaaaaacactgaaagaaagaaaaaagttgtaaataaataaaatagttgagtaaatacaaatacaaagggGTCTCTTTATTCCTCTTCCAATAAACCAAGGTCTCTTATTATTCCACAAATCTTGGAATCTCAATGAAACACATTTCCTTCTCTCATCTTTGGTCACTGCTCTATGCTTaaagtgtaaagaaaaatatttgtaatctGACAAATACGATGGCCTTTAAAAGCAAATCATTAACTCATACAGTAGGGCTTGTACTATGCCATAAGTGCCATGTCTATGTACTTGTGCACTTGTCCGAATCAGCCCattataaagattttattagGGAATTTACAATAATAgtcgttttttaaatgtttgttttcagatttttataaaattatctattttttttattatataccaATTATCATATTATAACGTAGTAAATCTACTAAAAAGCAAAGGgtagatttaaataatttcttttattcacaCTTATGTAGGCATATTGCACAAAAATTTAATATCAACACAGCAAATGTCTACAAAAGGAAAAGGGAGTATATGTATTACAGTATAGAAATATAGTTGTCTACAACTAATTTcactttataataaattacCATATTGTATGTCTCAGTGCTACTGTTTTTTCAGAGAAACAGCTACaactaattaaaagaaaaagaaataattctATAAATAACCATTATTTTCACAAGAGTTTCCTTCAAAGTAACTGTCCTTCAGTACAAAAGTAGTTGATTTAGACATGAACATAAACAAGCTGTTTACTGCAGCTGAGCTAGCAGTGGTTCGCAGTTAGACAGAAACTCCAACCCCTCCACAGCTTCTATAAGGCCATTCACTTTCTCTGGTGGCAGCACTACACTTGCATTATTGCGGAACTTTTTCTGCAGGCTCTCATCACTCAGTGGCTTCCTCCAATGGCCATAGAAGGTGTCACAATGACCTTGTAACACAATTCCATTCACTAAAGTGACCTGCACTTCACCATACATTCGGTCAAAGTTGGCTGGATTGTTCTGGGGGTGCTCTACACGGACGCGGGAGAGCAGGGCATGAAGCTCTGGCCTCAGTAGTGCTTCAGGCTGAAAGGACTGCACTGTTACCTGGCCATCGAGCAGAGTGGTGCAAGCATTGAACTGGAAGGAGTGACGTGCCTGGTGCTCTGACATTGGGAAGGGCCGATTTATATACTTTGAATGTGGCACCCGTAGTAGGATTTCCTGCACTGAGTTTGGGGAGATGACTCCATCAGAAAGATGCAGCAAAGCCTTGTGGACATGGGCAGCAGCATCAGCAACCCAGTGCATGCCCAAGTGGGCTGGAAATCGCTTAAAGGCAATATCTTGTGTCTCCAAAAGGAATGTGTGCTCTGCCTCTTCGGGCAACACCATCGGCCTTGGGCTATAGTCTTCATAAAATGCACTAAAACCAGCTACCCCAGGAACTCCATCCAGGACCAGGGGGCTTGCCTCCAGCCCACGTGAGGCTAGCAGGGCAGCTTCAAGGCCCAGACGAGAGGCATTACCAATGTGCAGAGGCTTGGACTGAGTGGCAGCATTGGCCATTGGCGCCCCTGCTAATGAGGCAGCGATGGCCAAGGCATGGCTGCACTGAGAATGGTCGAGGGAAAGGAGCCGGGCACAGGCAGCAGCACTTCCCAGTGTCCCCACGACACTAGGGGGATggaaccttgaaaaaaataatttaaaaggatATTTAATTCATgccttttaatgcatttattaaaaactattCCGAAAAGTTTGCAtacaattacaaaatcatagTCTTCAAGTCAGACATTACAGATCATATTTATGGCATAACTTAAAACATATCATATCGGTTGCTGAAAAATCAGTCACAGCAGAAATGTCTCATTTATtctattcatccatctgtgTTTTTAGTCATGGACCGACCTACAGTACATAGGTTAAGGTTATGTTTAAAGGTAAGGCTAGCATTCCTTTCTTAAggtttatgtatataaaatttaacCACACTCACATTGTTCAGTTGAATTTGTTTACTACAGTGGCAGTTCTGTTTAAACTGCCctcaaaatattacttattttaatatattattactaatttTAAGACTATATTAGAACGATGAGGTATCGTGTTATGATGGTTGCTCAACCTTGTTTTACGGTGATGTGtagagaattattattttttgttatagaGACAATTCTTACCTCTTAGGAATGTTGTGGGCTTCATTGGAGAATCTCATCAGGCGACCTTGCATCTCAATACCAATGTTAAAGGCCATTAGGAGGTCCAGACCACTTGGCTTGCTGTTTTTGGGAAACATGTCACAAATGGCAAGAAGAGCAGGAAGCACTGCACCAGAGGGATGAGTTGCAGGGTGCCAAGTATCATCAAAGTCCATAGAATGAACCTGAAGAAGACATGCTAATCATCAAATGGTGCCTTGTAAGTACACAATTTGGCTTATTACTGGCAATGCAAGCTGTCTGCTACATATACTTTAGAAGTATACCAATTCCTTTATAAAGGTCAAGATGTGGCTTTTAACTCTTTACCCTAGTTGAACAATATCACATGAATGGATCAACATTTGACCACAGGACAATATGAGAAAGGCTTAATAACAgtttcatttccttttatttgCCAATGATGCTAtggggagaattttttttttcagtccttCATTTCAACTCCCccaactccccccccccccacctgtCTCAGGTGGACAAGTTATGTTTGTTTTCCACTTTTCTTCTTTAATATCTAAGTATAGggattagttaaaataaaagtgacaTAAAACactgtgatttattatttctcAGGCCCTGAAGATCACAAATATTtgtttctaagaaaaaaaaactaccataTTGGAAAAGACAATCATTGTCTGTAagatgtaaaatgtatttactgtatgaccCACAGTATGAACAGGAATACTCACTGCTACTCCATTGACTAAGGCAGCTAGGGTTGGGGAAAGCTTGGTTCCACTGCGCCCATAAACAAAGCTGATGTCATCGGGAGCGTACATGTGCTTtgagagaaaagaggaaagaTGGGTCACTTGCTGTTACATACAATGAGCTCTGCCAAAGTAGCCTGTGGACAGGCTTTATTTTAGCATTGGATACAGCATTGCTTTTGTACAAACAGGAGTTAAGGTTTGAAAGATTGGAAAAACTTGACAGTgtagacaaaacacacacaaaataaattcgAAAGGGGTGTTAGGGGTGAAGTATATTCTATAAAGCCCATGCCATTGTTCTAGGGTCAGCATTTGGTGCTAACTCTGTGCTGAGAAGAGAATTATTAACATGTTGTTCTGTTCAGAAATGTTGTACTTTCTCCTTATACTTAGAAATGAACGTCCATTAAACCatatatttataatcatttgtACTCCCTTATTAGTTTATTGTTAACATGTTGCTGTTGTGTGCCATTACCTGGCAATGCTGAAGTGCAAGTTCAAACACTTCAGTGGTGCTACCCAGCAGACCTACACCAATGCTGTCCAGCACCATGCGTTTGCTTCTTTGGAGTACGACTGGTGACAGATGACTTGGCTGCACTCTCTGGATGAATCGACCAAAGCTGCTGGTTACAGTCTCCTCGGGGTTGGGTCGGTCCATGACTAAAAACACAGGAGGAAGAAAGGAATAAATGAGAGATTTCTGCTGTGACTGCTTTTTCAGCAACCAAGTAACCTGCTAAATATGTTTTGGTACACCAGGTTACTTTAAATCTTTGTCCAATTTGATCAATATAAGAGTGTGTTAAGAGTAGTAGAGTTAGCTCACCATCTAGTGCGGGTTTATGGAGTCCTCTGATTGTAGATAGGGTGGACACTTGTCTGAATGATCTCTAGATAATTGAAAAATTTGTATCATAGAATGTATTAGTATTAACATAACACAAGATatatgtcatgtttttttaacaagcatgagttcaatattctttattctaAATAATCCAGCTATATTTTACTAGATTATAGAAATAGTTAAGGTTAGGAGCATCAGGAGTAACGTATACCACGGTCCAAGTTGTCATATAAAAATAGTaaagaagcaaagaaagctGAAAAGACACTTTCCACAGCAACATTGTCATTCATTAATATGAAAATTCTAAAAAAGCATCATTACCTGTACTGTGGGAAGCATATTGTATCTCTGTATGGTTGAGGATATTTATGTGGATGTCAAACTGAAGGAGCCTACAGTAGGTTTTTCTTTGTCTCTGCACACAATGTCTTTGTAGCTGATGCTCTTGCTTCTCAGGTGAGTCCTCATGTTCTCTTTATATAGCACAAAACACTCACCAATCGCAAGACTGGAACTTCCAAAACCTTTTTACGCAACAAGGGTGGGATATTTCGTCATTTGAGTAGAAACTTTAAAGTCCTAGCATTTGACCAATTATGTCATCCTTCAAGTTGAGGCAACAGGTTGGTTGGGAGCCTTAAAGCTACTTCACTTAAGCACATTTCTATTAAAAGAGAATCCTTCCACTGCCATCCAATAGTACTTATACTACAGATTTACAGCAGGTAAGTGAAGTTTTTTACATACTTTAtatgatttcttaatgtttctTCTATTTGGCCATTTGGGCCACCTGGACATGGCTCAGATTTGCAGGTATGTTAATGTTATATTGTAAATCTTGAACTTATTTTAGAATTACAATATTAGCTTACATAACATTTCACAAGATTTACATATAatcttaaataaactttaataatcttaaaatattGGACCGTGTTCTTACAGGACAACAGCTGCAGTTTTCAACAGAATCATTAAGTTTACTGCAGGAGCAATAGCATTTTTGGTTATTAATTCTATCCTAATTCTGatttgaattttattaattttgatgGAATTTCTAATggatatttacaataatatgcTTGATTTCATTCCTTTTTATGATTTGCAGCTGCTTATGACAATCTTGTTTGCTGGCATTAACCATTATTATGGAGGTCATAGTGGTGTGTCTTCTTCTTTCCACTTTTAATAGACTTCCATACCAGTTGGAAGGTAAAGTTTGCTTCACAGTGGACAatcagaaataataatttataaatctttaaaaatgactttatattcaataactatttttaaatacccCTTTTCAGTTGCTACTCTTTCAATATTTACCATAATTTGTTTATATGGAACTCTGGCATCACTTGTTAATTCCATATACTCCAAGACCATAATACCAGTTGGACCCGCACTCATAAAGGTATTTTTAAATTGCTACAACATGGGAAATTTAAGTTGTTAAAAGTACTTAAATGATTTGAATGTCATTTTGTCTTGTACTTTTCATAGAATAAtgataagaagaaaaaatctgCTGCTACAGCTCCATGTCCAATTCCATCTTCTCGTGGGACCAGTGGACTGCTAGAAATTGCGAAATTGCTGGAAAGCAAAGGTGTATGTGGTATACcaacagatactgtatatgctttggCCGCTTCTTGCAAGCATCCAAGTGCAATAGAGAAAATCTACAATATTAAAGTGAGTACCATGCAATTCTTCATTTATATTTGATGTACTAACCTGTTTGAGAAAAATTTAACTTGTAATCATTTTCTTAAATTATCCTCCACAGGAACGTCCTGCAGAGAAGCCCATCTGCATCTGCATTTCTAGTTTGGAGCAGCTTGTTCCAACAAAACCACCATTTAGTCCATTGCTCTGGGAGTTCATGAGAAATGTATATCCAGGAGGGATCAGCTGTATTGTCCCAAAAGGAGACTGGCTCCTTAAACTTGGTAAGACAGCAGCATTAGAATGTCTGatcaaacattttcattttattattgtgtAACTTGCATAAACCTATTGTTTTAAGGTGTGGGGGCTGCATACGATCGTGTGGGGACCAAGGACAGCATAATGATTCGTGTCCCTGACCACACAGTCACTGCCCATCTGTGTGACATCACTGGGCCTTTGGCTATCACATCTGCAAATCCAAGTGGTGAACCTGACAGCACACATCATGACATGGTTATTAAGTAAGTTGTATTTCATGACTCATGACTGTTGCAATAAACTTGCAATGTACACTAAggtttgttaaaaaatcatcaaCCCTGTTCGTAGTCCAAATTAATATTGCTTcctattttattgatttatagaGCAGAGACTTTGTAATTATTTGTGCACTGAAATTCACTTATAGATTTTGTAATGATCCTTActgtttatggtaaaaaaaagaaaccactgTGTAACCAAACATTTTTGGTagtaaataaaggttttaacATTAAGGCATAACAGAAGAACTTTTAAATGTCTACCAGGCGCCTTGGACACAAGATCCAAGGAGTACTGTGTGATGGGCAGTCCAATGAGCTGGTAGGCTCAACTGTGGTCAACTGCCTGAAAATTGATGAAGGTAATCCAAAAATGAGTTTACCAAAGATACAGTATTTCTACATTGTTTACCTTTTTAATGTCCCTACTAATAGACGTTGCTTTTTAGGTACCATACATTTCCTGCGAGAAGGTTGTGTCCCTGCAACAAAGGTGCAGCAAATTTTTGAGAGGGTGAAAAACAGCATGTTATGAGAAATTAAGCTACAGCATCAAAGCATACAAACTTTAATTTAACTACAGTGTAAAAACTATGGTGATAAAAAGGCAAAATGTCTGACAGATTATTggtaataaatttaaaagtgagagcatgatggtaaaataactatataaactattaatgttttgttgttgtaaaaaaCATTGTGGAATAAACATGCCCAGGAGAGATGGATGATATTATATACTTTAGATGGATGATAGTATATATTGTAGGTGTCTATATATGatatgtgaatatatatttttctaaatgtGTTACCATTTATAAACATTGACACAGACACTAAATTATATGCTGGCATGTATGTTAATAgtatctccatttttttttttgtaatttattgccTAAAGTGTAGGATAAATAAATCAAGAAAgaaatcattcttcttcctcttcttgtatttttgttatttgaccaatttcttttttatggtattttaataaaagcatGTGTTACTACAAAagggtaattaaaataaaatctatacaCAAAGCACTTAAAAAGATCATAATATCTGAAGTGACCACAGTACAATCAACTATTTATTGTGAGTGAAGCTATCCaattgttaaaattattatgaACTTTTATATGAAAGGACacagggaaaaaataaactaattaaaaataaataatatatatatatttttttacttatgctGGCATACCCAGCAATTCAAACAACAGCTTTCTTATATTTGCGAATGATTGCCAATAACACTATTATTAGT is a window encoding:
- the LOC128532187 gene encoding cis-aconitate decarboxylase-like, encoding MLPTVQRSFRQVSTLSTIRGLHKPALDVMDRPNPEETVTSSFGRFIQRVQPSHLSPVVLQRSKRMVLDSIGVGLLGSTTEVFELALQHCQHMYAPDDISFVYGRSGTKLSPTLAALVNGVAVHSMDFDDTWHPATHPSGAVLPALLAICDMFPKNSKPSGLDLLMAFNIGIEMQGRLMRFSNEAHNIPKRFHPPSVVGTLGSAAACARLLSLDHSQCSHALAIAASLAGAPMANAATQSKPLHIGNASRLGLEAALLASRGLEASPLVLDGVPGVAGFSAFYEDYSPRPMVLPEEAEHTFLLETQDIAFKRFPAHLGMHWVADAAAHVHKALLHLSDGVISPNSVQEILLRVPHSKYINRPFPMSEHQARHSFQFNACTTLLDGQVTVQSFQPEALLRPELHALLSRVRVEHPQNNPANFDRMYGEVQVTLVNGIVLQGHCDTFYGHWRKPLSDESLQKKFRNNASVVLPPEKVNGLIEAVEGLEFLSNCEPLLAQLQ
- the LOC128531372 gene encoding threonylcarbamoyl-AMP synthase-like; the protein is MEVIVVCLLLSTFNRLPYQLEVATLSIFTIICLYGTLASLVNSIYSKTIIPVGPALIKNNDKKKKSAATAPCPIPSSRGTSGLLEIAKLLESKGVCGIPTDTVYALAASCKHPSAIEKIYNIKERPAEKPICICISSLEQLVPTKPPFSPLLWEFMRNVYPGGISCIVPKGDWLLKLGKTAALECLIKHFHFIIV
- the LOC128531840 gene encoding putative threonylcarbamoyl-AMP synthase; this translates as MIRVPDHTVTAHLCDITGPLAITSANPSGEPDSTHHDMVIKRLGHKIQGVLCDGQSNELVGSTVVNCLKIDEGTIHFLREGCVPATKVQQIFERVKNSML